A genomic stretch from Salvelinus sp. IW2-2015 unplaced genomic scaffold, ASM291031v2 Un_scaffold5096, whole genome shotgun sequence includes:
- the plekho1b gene encoding pleckstrin homology domain-containing family O member 1 — protein MVEDENLLSHLTRDRAKIPHTRRLPTRGHIMAVASTSTSDGMLTLDLIQEEDSPSTDGQDTCDKSFRANLDKSTQLDCLRSKTEGAISSICLATPAEVTGKSQSLPXDTGVTWDDKQQLQSPMGKSCTPQPGKRLTPAEKSRCASMDEILSHSGTQATKPRTSIPRSATSAPPGNLPPISQLQDLIAQKLERTQELLMQVQGAKGEEVERGKGKGKDSPGSKGSRGSSDGARAEAERLLKEAASTWGQAKDVLEEVKELRALYRQLDSPPATPASLSPLTPSNSGKQTDYRKSMM, from the exons ATGGTTGAGGATGAAAACCTTCTGTCCCATCTCACACGGGACAGGGCTAAGATCCCTCACACACGACGCCTGCCTACACGAGGACACATCATGGCTGTG GCCTCCACTTCTACCTCTGACGGCATGTTAACCCTTGACCTGATCCAGGAGGAGGACAGCCCCAGCACAGACGGCCAGGACACCTGTGACAAGAGCTTCCGGGCCAACCTGGACAAATCCACTCAGCTCGACTGCCTCAGGTCCAAAACAGAGGGTGCCATCAGTAGCATCTGTCTAGCGACTCCCGCAGAGGTCACTGGGAAGTCCCAGAGCCTTCCGRGCGATACTGGGGTCACTTGGGACGATAAACAGCAACTTCAGAGCCCGATGGGGAAGTCCTGCACTCCTCAGCCGGGCAAGAGGCTCACACCAGCTGAGAAAAGCCGCTGCGCCTCCATGGACGAGATCCTCTCACACTCCGGGACGCAGGCCACCAAACCCAGGACATCCATCCCCCGCTCTGCCACCTCTGCCCCCCCTGGCAACCTGCCYCCCATCAGCCAGCTGCAGGACCTAATCGCTCAGAAGCTGGAGAGAACTCAGGAGCTGCTGATGCAGGTGCAGGGGGCgaagggggaggaggtggagcgGGGGAAGGGGAAAGGGAAGGACTCTCCAGGTTCCAAGGGCTCCAGGGGTTCCTCGGACGGGGCCCgggcagaggcagagaggctGCTGAAGGAGGCAGCGTCCACATGGGGTCAGGCCAAGGATGTTCTAGAGGAGGTGAAGGAGCTGAGGGCGCTCTACCGTCAGCTGGACTCCCCGCCCGccacccctgcctccctctcACCCCTCACACCCTCCAACAGCGGCAAGCAGACTGACTACAGGAAGAGCATGATGTGA